GGAAGCTTATCAACTCTATCTTGACCAATTGGAAAAAATCGAGAGTTTTCTAAAATCAATCAAGGAAAAACATGACTTTGTTCACGTTGTTTTTACAGGTGCAGGGACTTCAGACTTTGTTGGGCAAAGCATTGCCAACTACCTCAACCAAGTCAATGACTTGAAACACATTCGTTTTTCTGCCATTGGTACAGTGGAGCTGGTTAGTCGCCCACATGACTATTTACAGGCAGATGTGCCAACGGTTTTGGTATCCTTTGCCCGTTCAGGGAATTCACCAGAAAGTGTGGCAGCAGTTGAAGTCGCTAAGCAATTGGTAGATAAATTGTATCAAGTGACCATTACCTGTGCACCAGAAGGTAAGCTGGCACTAGCGGCTGAAGGAGATGCTGAAAATCTCCTGCTCTTGCAACCAGCTGGTTCAAACGATAAGGGCTTTGCCATGACAGGTTCTTACAGCTGTATGGCTCTGACAGCCCTCCTCGTCTTCTCGCCAGCCAGTCAAGAAGAAAAAGCTGCTTGGGTTGAGATCATTGCCCGTCTGGGTCAAGATGTTTTGGACCGTGAAGACTACGTGCAAGACTTGATTAACCTTGATTTTGAGCGAGTGATTTACCTCGGTTCAGGTGGTTTCTATGGTCTTGCCCACGAAGCTCAGTTGAAAATTCTGGAATTGACAGCAGGCAAAATTGCGACCATGTACGAGTCACCACTCGGTTTCCGTCATGGACCAAAATCCTTCATCAATGAAAAGACCTTGATTTTCCTCTTTGCCTCAAACGATCCTTACACACGTCAGTATGATGTGGACTTGCTTAATGAAGTTCATGGTGATGGCATAGCAGAGCGGATAGTGGCATTGTCGGCTGACAAGCTAGCAGATACAGAGGCAGCTAACTTTGTCTTGGCAGAAGGCGGAGCAGATCTGCCAGATGTTTTCCTAACCTTCCCTTACATCATCTTTGCCCAAACGGTATCTATTATGGCAGCTATCAAATGCAAGAACCTACCAGATACACCATCTCCAACAGGCACCGTCAACCGTGTGGTGCAGGGTGTGATTATACATCCACTATAAAACATACTAAGATTAGTAGTGAGGAAATCTCCGACGGGAGAAAGTACTCACTACTTTTTCTTTATGATAAAGTAGAGGTGTCTTGTTAAGTCGAGAACTCTTTTGACGCTAGACGTCGCATCAAAAACTGGCAAGGCACCTGTTTTAGAAAGAATGTTATCAAAGTATGTGGGACGCCAGACGTCGAGTATTGAAAATGACATCACTAAAACAAGGAATCATTCAAGACAAAGAGGTAATATCATGCGAGTAGTATTTGGAATTGACGTGAGTAAGGTAAGTTCAGAAGTAGCCATTCTAGTCAATGGCGAGAAGGTACATAACTACACCATGTCCAATGATGCCATTGGCTTTTCTCGGCTACTTGGCGATTTGAAAACCGTTCACAAGCCTGAAATCATCTTTGAAGCAACAGGCGTCTATTCTCGTCGTCTTCAAGCTTTTCTGGATGAACATGGCTACGCTTATACACGGCTCAATCCCTTAGAAGCCAAGAAGCAACTGGATAGCTTGCGTGTGCGGAAAACAGATCAAATTGACGCTGAAAAACTGGCTCAGTCTCAGTTTGTACTGAATCGTAAACCGACCTATGTCCAAGAAGAAGTCTACCAAAACTTGCGGAATCTCAGCTGTTTCTATCAGAATCTGACCGAGGACATCGTTCGGGCTAAAAACCGCCTGCACAAGGTCTTACAGGTCACTTTCCCTGAATTGGAAAATATCTTGTCAACACCAACTGGTGAACAATACTGGAACTTAGTTATAGCTTTTCCTTGTAAGGACTTCGTGCTTGAGTTAAGCAAGGATAAACTCTCAGAAAGCATTCGTCAATCCACTTCAAAACGGATTTCGGACAAGCGTGTGGCGTACTTAGCCGATAAACTGATAGCACTAGCTAATCAATCTTATTGTGCCGTCAAGAAAACCTCTCCAATGCTGGAAGAGGTCCGTTACTATACAAAAGAATTGCTTAGACTTTCTGAACAGAGACAGGCAGTCTTAGACGAAATGGTGGAACTAGCTCAACCTTTACCAGAGTATGACATTCTGCTTTCTATTCCTGGTATCGCTGAGACTACTGCAACAAGTATTATTGGCGAACTGGGAGATATTCGCCGTTTTCAGTCTGCCAATCAAATCAATGCCTTTATCGGTATTGACCTGAGACACTATGAATCTGGTAACTTCCTCGCTAAGGAACACATTACCAAGCGTGGAAATCCCTACGCTAGAAAGATTCTGTTCAAATGCATTCACAATATCGCTTCAGCCAGTCATACCAATCCTTGCCATATCGCAGACTTTTATGAGAAACGAAAAAGACAATCGCAAACGACTTCAACGAAGCCACACACGATTGCCTCCATACATCGTCTCATTCGGACAATGTATTACCTCATTACGCATAATAAGCTTTACGATTATACTTCTACCCAAAATCGGTAAAACTGTTTATGCTCTATCATTGTAACACCTTATCAAAAAATTTCAACATAAGGTGTTGCTTTTGTATACACTTTTTACACTAAACTTTAGTCCAAAATAAAATAATTTCCTTATTTTGACTACTGAATTCAAAATATTGTTCATCAAATACCTTGAAAGGCTTGAC
This region of Streptococcus suis genomic DNA includes:
- a CDS encoding SIS domain-containing protein translates to MFRLAKEELEKLGAIITATEIYQQPGLWKEAYQLYLDQLEKIESFLKSIKEKHDFVHVVFTGAGTSDFVGQSIANYLNQVNDLKHIRFSAIGTVELVSRPHDYLQADVPTVLVSFARSGNSPESVAAVEVAKQLVDKLYQVTITCAPEGKLALAAEGDAENLLLLQPAGSNDKGFAMTGSYSCMALTALLVFSPASQEEKAAWVEIIARLGQDVLDREDYVQDLINLDFERVIYLGSGGFYGLAHEAQLKILELTAGKIATMYESPLGFRHGPKSFINEKTLIFLFASNDPYTRQYDVDLLNEVHGDGIAERIVALSADKLADTEAANFVLAEGGADLPDVFLTFPYIIFAQTVSIMAAIKCKNLPDTPSPTGTVNRVVQGVIIHPL
- a CDS encoding IS110 family transposase; translated protein: MRVVFGIDVSKVSSEVAILVNGEKVHNYTMSNDAIGFSRLLGDLKTVHKPEIIFEATGVYSRRLQAFLDEHGYAYTRLNPLEAKKQLDSLRVRKTDQIDAEKLAQSQFVLNRKPTYVQEEVYQNLRNLSCFYQNLTEDIVRAKNRLHKVLQVTFPELENILSTPTGEQYWNLVIAFPCKDFVLELSKDKLSESIRQSTSKRISDKRVAYLADKLIALANQSYCAVKKTSPMLEEVRYYTKELLRLSEQRQAVLDEMVELAQPLPEYDILLSIPGIAETTATSIIGELGDIRRFQSANQINAFIGIDLRHYESGNFLAKEHITKRGNPYARKILFKCIHNIASASHTNPCHIADFYEKRKRQSQTTSTKPHTIASIHRLIRTMYYLITHNKLYDYTSTQNR